The segment GTCTCTTGAAATTCAAGAGACGCTTTTCCAAGATTATGATTACAGAGCGTTTTTGATGATTTGTGCAATGTCTTGAACTGTAGCAACACGTGGGTTGCTTTGAGTACATACGTCTTCGAATGCGTTTTTCGCTAATAATTCGATATCCTCTTCTTTCACGCCCATTTCTGCATAGCCAGATGGGATACCGAAGTTTTTGTTATAGCGTTCAAGCGCTACAATTGCTCTCTCAGCAGCTGCTGCAGTGCTTAAGCCAGAAACATTCTCGCCTAAAAGCTCAGCAATGTGTGCGAAGCGCTCAGTTTTAGCAATTAGGTTGAATGCGCAAACGTGTGGCATATTAACTGAGTTACAGATTCCGTGTTGTAATTTGTAAACTCCACCTACTTGGTGAGAAATAGAGTGTACTAATCCTAAACCACCGTTGTTAAATGCCACTCCTGCCATGTATTGTGCATAAGCCATTGCTTCACGTGCTTCGATGTCTTCTCCGTTTGCCACCGCTTTTGGTAAGTATTCATTGATGAGTTTCATTGCTTGAATTGCAAATGCATCAGTAACTGGTGTAGCACCTTTTGCAACATATGCTTCAATTGCGTGTGATAATGCGTCCATACCAGTTGCGATTGTTAATCCAGCTGGTTTTTTCACCATTAATTCTGGGTCAACAATTGCTACAGTTGGAGTAATTTTCTCATCAATAACAGGCATTTTTACTTTACGTGCAGAGTCTGTAATAACTGCAAGAGATGTTGTTTCACTACCAGTACCAGCTGTTGTAGTGATTGCAACTACTGGAACGACTGGTTTTTCTACACTGTTTACACCTTGATAGTCATTGATTCTTCCGCCGTTTGCTGCAACTAAACCGATTGCTTTAGCTGTATCGTGAGAGCTACCTCCACCGATAGAAACAAGTGCATCACAGTTTTCTTGTTTGAATACATCTACACCTTCATGAACTTGTGTATCTGCTGGATCTGGTTGAGCTTTTGGGAAAATCGCAACATCAAGGCCAGCTTCACGAATGTTTTTAGCAACTTCTTCAGATAAACCTGTGCTATGAAGAAATGCATCTGTAACGATAAGCGCTTTCTTAGCTCCAATTTGCTTAAGTCTTGTTCCTACTTCCTTTACTGCACCTCGTCCAATTACGCTGGCTGGTGGAATGAAAAAGTTTGTCATTCTTACTACCTCCTATTTATGTAATTGTTTACAAAACTAGTTTAAATGCTAATCTAAATGTTTGTCAATATAGTTGTCGTAATGTTCTTAGTTTTCGAAATTATATTTTTTAGAAGGATCTGAATATTAATTTTATATAAAAAGCTCAAGGGAAAAACAACCTAATAAAAGATTTCCAAAGAAAAAGTGATTTTGACGCTTATATAGTGTGGAGGATTAAAGTGGAAGGGCAGGATTTAAATTTGACTTTGTAAAAAGGATTAAAGTTATATCATAAAACGACTGATCGACTAGATCCTAAGGCATCAAATTGTCTTAAAAAATGAAAGTTTTTTTGTGGTCAACTTGAAGCTTTTATAATAAAAGAGTAATAGAATAGGCAATAAATATAGATAAACTCAACGGTAGCAGTATTCCCGAAAGAGAGAGCTGCTTATGACCGTTTTTCAAGCATTGATGTTCGCTATTTCGTTTTTAAGCTAGATCGATATATTGCTTTAACATAAAAAAAGTAAATCCATCCTTGAGCCGGTAAGCGTTAAAGGTCTGGATTTACTTTTCTTTGGTTAGCTGATATCCCTCTTTTAAGGGAACCTTTTATTACATAACCGTTTGGTGTTGTATCATCGGCGGTCTTTTTTAATGTATATGTACCCGACATTTCCATAAAAGAAAACGATGACAGCATTCTTATTCATCATCCGACTCAGAATGGTATGGACGGATCAGACTGATAGCGTGTTTATAGATCATCATTTCTTCTTTTTTAACAGAAACGGCGATGGTGTA is part of the Bacillus methanolicus genome and harbors:
- a CDS encoding iron-containing alcohol dehydrogenase — translated: MTNFFIPPASVIGRGAVKEVGTRLKQIGAKKALIVTDAFLHSTGLSEEVAKNIREAGLDVAIFPKAQPDPADTQVHEGVDVFKQENCDALVSIGGGSSHDTAKAIGLVAANGGRINDYQGVNSVEKPVVPVVAITTTAGTGSETTSLAVITDSARKVKMPVIDEKITPTVAIVDPELMVKKPAGLTIATGMDALSHAIEAYVAKGATPVTDAFAIQAMKLINEYLPKAVANGEDIEAREAMAYAQYMAGVAFNNGGLGLVHSISHQVGGVYKLQHGICNSVNMPHVCAFNLIAKTERFAHIAELLGENVSGLSTAAAAERAIVALERYNKNFGIPSGYAEMGVKEEDIELLAKNAFEDVCTQSNPRVATVQDIAQIIKNAL